The Flavobacterium johnsoniae genomic sequence GCATTTATTTTTGGTGCATTATTTTCTGCTTATGCCGGGAATATTGGAATGAAAATAGCAACTAAAACAAACGTAAGAACAACTCAAGCGGCACGTACAAGTTTACCTCAAGCCTTAAAAGTTTCTTTTGGTGGAGGAACCGTAATGGGTTTAGGTGTTGCAGGTTTGGCTGTTTTAGGTTTGACAGCTTTTTTTATAATTTTCTTTAATCTTTTTTCTGATGGAGTTTGGAAAGATACCGATACAATGACCGTTGTCTTAGAAACTTTAGCAGGCTTTTCGCTTGGTGCAGAATCTATTGCATTGTTTGCCAGAGTTGGAGGAGGAATCTACACAAAAGCTGCTGACGTTGGTGCTGATTTAGTTGGTAAAGTTGAAGCAGGAATTCCAGAAGATGATCCGCGTAATCCAGCAACAATTGCTGATAACGTAGGAGATAATGTCGGTGACGTTGCGGGTATGGGAGCTGATTTATTTGGTTCGTATGTAGCAACAGTTCTAGCAGCAATGGTACTCGGAAATTATGTAATAAAAGATATGGGAGGAAGTATCAATGACGCTTTTGGCGGAATTGGCCCAATTTTACTTCCAATGGCAATTGCTGGTTTCGGAATTATATTCTCTATTATAGGAACACTTTTAGTGAAAATTTCAGACGATAGCGCAAGAGAAGCTCATGTACAGAAAGCATTAAATGTTGGAAACTGGGTTTCTATTGTTTTAACAGCTGTTGCCTGTTTCTTTTTAGTGCAATATATGTTGCCTGAAACGATGCAAATGAGCTTTTTTGGCGAAGGTTCTAAAGTGATTTCATCAATGAGAGTTTTCTATGCAACTATAGTTGGATTAGTTGTTGGTGGAGCAATTTCATCAGTAACAGAATATTATACAGGATTAGGTACAAAACCAGTTTTGGCAATTGTACAAAAATCATCAACTGGTGCAGGAACAAACGTAATTGCAGGTTTGGCGACAGGAATGATTTCTACATTTCCAACTGTAATTTTGTTTGCTGTAGCAATTTGGATTTCGTATGCTTTAGCAGGATTTTATGGAGTGGCGCTGGCTGCTTCGGCAATGATGGCAACGACAGCAATGCAATTGGCAATCGATGCTTTCGGACCAATTTCTGATAATGCTGGAGGAATTGCCGAAATGAGCGAATTACCAAAAGAAGTTCGTACAAGAACCGATATTTTAGATTCAGTAGGAAATACAACAGCAGCAACTGGAAAAGGTTTTGCAATTGCTTCTGCGGCATTAACTTCGCTAGCTTTATTTGCAGCTTATGTAACGTTTACAGGAATAGACGGAATTAATATTTTTAAAGCGCCTGTTTTAGCGATGTTATTTGTCGGCGGAATGATTCCGGTAGTTTTCTCTGCTTTGGCAATGAATTCTGTTGGAAAAGCGGCAATGGATATGGTGTACGAAGTTCGTCGCCAGTTCAAAGAAATTGCTGGAATTATGGAAGGAACAGGAAAACCTGAATATGGAAAATGCGTTGAAATTTCTACAAAAGCCGCTCTTCGCGAAATGATGCTACCAGGAATTCTGACAATCGGTTTTCCTATTTTAATTGTTCTTTTAGGGAAATTAGTTTATTCAGACAATAATCAGTTGATTGCTGAAATGTTGGGAGGATATATGGCTGGAGTTACGGTTTCTGGTGTTCTTTGGGCAGTTTTTCAAAATAATGCAGGAGGTGCTTGGGATAATGCTAAAAAATCTTTCGAAGCTGGAGTTATGATCAACGGCGAAATGACTTATAAAGGTTCAGATGCGCATAAAGCAGCCGTAACTGGTGATACTGTTGGGGATCCGTTTAAAGATACTTCTGGACCTTCAATGAATATTTTAATCAAATTAACTTGTTTAATTGGGTTGGTAATTGCTCCAATTTTGGGTGAAGGAAATGCACATTCTGATATTGCTGGAAAAGCTTCTTGCTGTGCTAAAACAGAACTACACGCTGGCGGAGTTTCTAAATGTGGTGATTTGTCTAAAATGACGAAAGAAGAATGCATCAAGATGTGTAAAGAAAAAGGTTGTTCTCCAGAAGAAACGGCTAAATGTTTAGCTCATTTTGATGAAAATGGAAATCCTTATAAAAAAACGGATTGTTTTGACACAAGCAAATATGAGAAAAAATCATCTGTGAAAGTGGAAGTCAAAAATATAAACGGAAAAACGACTGGAACTGTTACTAAAACAGAAAATGGTAAAACAACAACTGAAGTTTTTGAAGGAACAGAAGAAGAAGTTTTAGCGAAAGTTGAAGCTGCGAAATAATAATAACATGATAACTTTGTCAAAGTTTAAAACTTTGACAAAGCTTCTTGAAACAGAAATGCCTCTAAATAATTTTAGAGGCATTTTTTATTTCGTGTAAATCTGTGCAATTCGTGTTTTAAAACAACCCATTCAATTCAGCATCAATTCTATTGATAATGTCACCTAAATCTTCAGGATTATCAACAAAATTAATATTATCCACATCAATAATTAGGAGTTTTCCTTTTGCATAAGTCTGAATCCAAGCTTCGTATCTTTCATTCAAACGGCTTAAATAATCGATAGAAATAGAGTTTTCATATTCGCGTCCGCGTTTGTGAATCTGTCCAACTAAATTTGGAATAGAACTTCTTAAATAAATCAATAAATCTGGAGCTTTTACCAACGATTCCATTAATTCGAACAAAGACGTATAATTTTCAAAATCACGACTTGTCATTAATCCCATTGCATATAAGTTGGGAGCGAAAATATGCGCATCTTCATAAATCGTTCTGTCTTGAATGATTTTTTTTCCGCTTTCGCGAATTTGCTGCACTTGACGAAAACGGCTGTTTAGGAAATAAATCTGAAGATTAAACGACCAACGCTCCATTTGATGGTAAAAATCATCCAAATACGGATTATCAACTACATCTTCATAATGAGGTTCCCATTTGAAATGTTTTGCTAATAATTTGGTTAGAGTGGTCTTTCCTGCGCCTATGTTTCCTGCTATTGCTATGTGCATTACGGTGTTACGATTTTATAATTTGATATATCTGTAGCTGTAAAAATAGATAAAATTTGTTCTTTGTAATAAAAATTGTCAAAGGTTTTTTCTAAAATTTTAATCTCAGAAACCGCATCAGGATTTGATTTGTCAATTCCTCTAAAAAACAATAAATTATCTTTAGTGAAAAGATATTGTGAAGAACTAATTATGGCAATTTTATCAAAATCTTTTATTTTGCCCAATAAAGTTATTTTTCCAAAAATATCGCAGGAGTACCAATTGTTTTTTTTATCAATCCAAATGAAAGTATTAAAATCAGTTTGATAATATTTAATTGGTTCTGTTAACGGAATGGAAACTGTTTTATATTCATTTTTTAAATAATCAAAAAGACTAATTTGCTGGTTTAATGCATTGTAAATCCAAAGCTGATTTTGTGTAGACATTCCGATAGCCGTAACAACAATTGGTGTGGGATTTTGAGAAAAATTAATTTCAGTCATTTTATTTAGCTGATTATCCAACAAAACAACACTATTAAAATCTTCGTAAAACAATACTATTTTCAACGGATTTTGTAAATCAACTTTGGTGATTTTTCCCAATGAAACATTTTTATATTCAAAAAGTTCATTTCCTTTTGTTTTACTAAAAACGTTATTTTTAATTTGATAAGAATATCCAAAAGCATCATATCCTAAAAACTCATCTGAATTATTTTTAAAATGAGAAATTAAAGTAGCGTTTATGCTCGAATTCTGGGCAGAAACCGCATTTACAGTGCAGAAAAAAAGAAAAGAAAATAGAAGTTTTTGCACCTTTTTAGACATGAGAAAATTGATTTACAAGAGTACCAAATTACAAAAAACCTTTGTTAGAAAATCATTTTTAGAGCTTAAACCTTTTTTTATTCTAATAGTCTAAAAAATAAGCGGTTCTATCTATATCATAAAGCCATTAATATATTTAATTTTTAGGATTTTAAAATTAGTAATACATTTGAATGTAAGTTTTCTCGGATTTACTCAACTTTAAAGAAAATGAAATGAAGAAATTATTTTTTTACATGACACTGATGCTTGTTTCTGTACAAATTCAGGCTCAAAAAGATTTTCAAGGAATGGCTGTTTATGAGTCAAAAACGCAAATGCTAAAGTTTGAAGGAATGCGCGGAAACAGAGATATTACGCCAGAAATGCAAAAAAGCATGGAAGAGCGTATGAAAAAGATGCTTGAAAAAACCTTTATTTTAAACTTCGATAAATCGGCATCAATCTATAAAGAAGAAGAAAAATTAGAAGCGCCAGGACAGCAAGGCGGTTTTCGTGTAATGTTTGGTTCGCTAACAGGCGGTGGCGGAACTTTCTATAAAGACGTAAAGACAAAATCGTATACAGTTGATAAAGAATTTATGGGCAAGGAATTTCTTGTGGTAGATTCTCTTCCAAAATTGAACTGGAAATTAGAACAAGAAACAAAACAAATTGGTGGTTATAACTGTTTCAAAGCTACAGTTGTAAAACCGGCTAGTAAGACCGATTTTAGAAACTTCAGACCTAAAAACAACGACGATTCTAAAAAAGAGGAAACTAAAAAGACTTCTGGAGAAACAAAAACCAACTTTACGGATAACTTCGAAATTCCAAAAGAAATTGTGGTAACTGCTTGGTATACACCAGAAATTCCGGTGAATCAAGGGCCAGAAAATTATTGGGGACTTCCTGGTTTAATTTTAGAAATCAACGATGGAACTACTACAATTTTATGTTCGAAAATTGTTCTAAATGCCAAAGAAAAAGTAGAAATAAAGCCATCTAAAAAAGGAAAAGTAATTTCTCAGAAAGAATACGATGAAACGGTAGTAAAAAAAATGGAGGAATTTAGAGAAATGAATCGTGGTCGCGCGGGCGGACCGCCACCTCCGATGGGAAGATAAAATTATAAAATTCCAATCCCGAAGCTTCGGGATAAACGCCAAAATACAATATTTTGATAATGAATAAAATACTTTTTGTTTTTGCCTTATTTTTTACTTCTGTATGCTTTTCGCAAAGTGTTCGTTTTGATGGTTTAATTCAAGATGAAAAGAAAAATCCGCTGGAAATGGCCAATATTATGGCAATTAACAATGGCACGAAAGCAATGGATTCGTACGGAATTACCAATGATAAAGGAAAATTTCAGCTTACTTTAAAACCAAATACTGCTTACACAATTAAAGTAAGTTATCTCGGAATGAAATCTAAAGAGATTCCAGTTGCGACAAAATCTGAAAATATGACTCAAAATATTGTTTTGGATGGCGCTGGAATTGAATTAGAAGGCGTTGAAATTGTTCGTGAAATGCCAGTTTCTATAAAAGGAGATACAATAGTTTACAATGCAGATTCTTTTAAAACTGGAACAGAAAGAAAGCTAGAAGATGTTCTTAAAAAACTTCCAGGTGTTGAGGTAAATGCTGATGGAGAAATTGAGGTTGAAGGAAAAAAAGTGAGCAAATTAATGGTAGAAGGCAAAGATTTTTTTGATGGAGATACCAAACTAGGCGTTAAAAATATTCCGGCAGATGCTATTGATAAAGTTCAGGTTTTAAGAAATTATAACGAAGTAAGCCAATTAAAAGGCCTTGAAAATGATCAGGATAATGTGGCAATGAATATTAAACTGAAAGAAGGCAAAAAGAACTTTTGGTTTGGAGATGTTACTGCAGGAATTGGAGTTGCAGAATTAGACAGCCGATATATCATTAACCCAAAACTGTTTTATTACAGTCCGAAATACAGCATTAATTTAATTACCAATTTTAATAATATTGGAGAATTGCCATTGACTGCGCAAGATTATTTTAAGTTTACAGGCGGATTTAAAAACATGATGAAAAAAGGTGGAAGCAATTTTAATGTTTCTTCTAATGACTTAGGAATTTCACTTTTAAGAAATAATAGAGCAAAAGAAATTGAAACCAAATTTGGCGCAACAAACTTTGCTTATTCTGTAAATAAAGCTTGGAATTTGAGCGGTTTCGGAATTCTTTCAACATCAAAAACAGAATTAGAAACCAAATCGCAGACTACGATTTTGGATTCTGGAAATAAGGATAATCGTAACGAAAATACGAGCCAGAAAAATAATTTGGGACTTTTTAAATTAAGTTCAACTTATAAACCAAGTGATAAGTTTCAGTTTGATTATGATATCTTAACCAAATTGACCAAACAAGAAGAATATTCTGATTTGTTTAGAGAACAGATTGTGAAGAATGTTGCGACTTCAGAAGATATTTTTACAACAAAAAAGCAAGATCCAACTTCTGTTAATCAGAATTTGAGTTTGTATTATACGCAAAGCGCTAAAAATATTTTTGCATTTGAAGCGCAGCATTTGTATCAGGACGAAAATCCATTTTATAATGCCAATTTACAAACAGCTCCTTTTGATGAGGATGTTTTAACTGGGTTTACTCCAAATCAAAATAGAAATGATTACAATCAGAATCGTTTTGTGAAAACGAATAAGTTGGATGCAAAATTGGATTACTATTATATGGTAACTCCAAAAAGTAATTTCAATATTACATTAGGAAATACATATTCGTATCAGAATTTCAATTCTCATATTTTTCAGATGTTAGATAATGGAGATAGAAATGATTTGAATGATCCTCAAAACAATAATGACGTAGATTACAGATTTAATGATGCTTTCGTCGGTTTTCATTATAAAATTCTAACAGGAAAATTTACCCTGACGCCTGGAGTAAGCTTGCATACTTATCAAATGACAAACGGACAATTGGGAACCGATTATTCTCAAAGTTTCACTAAAGTTTTGCCAGATTTCTTCGCTTTGTATCAAATCAAAAAATCAGAGACTTTGACTTATAATTTCTCTTTAACAAATGATTTTACCGATATTAATCAGTTGGCAGCAGGTTATGTTTTGTCTAATTACAGTAGTTTGTTTCGCGGAGATCGTTATTTAGAAAATGCAACTTCTCAGGTTCATTCGCTTCGTTATTTCAAGTATAATATGTTCAATTTTGAGAACATTTTTGCCAATGCAACTTATACCAGAAAAGTGGATGCAATTAAAACAAAAGCAGATTTTGATGGAATTAACCAGTCTTCAGTTCCTTATAATTCAAATTTAGCAGATGAAACTTTTTCTGGAATGGGAGCTTACGGGCGTTCATTTTTAAAAAACTATAAAGCTTCTGTAAACGCAAGTTTGAACTGGTCAAAATTCAATAACATTCAAGATAGCGAACAAAGAACAACAGAAAGTTTTGTGCAGAGTTACACAGTTAGAGCTTCAACAAATTACAAAAAACTTCCAAATATTGAATTTGGATACAATCTTTTGATTAATAAATACAGCGGATCTACTTTTTATACTGATAAGCCATTTGCCAAATTAGATTATTATTTCTTAGACAGTTTTTCTTTTGTTTCAGAATATGAATTCTATCATTATTATAATGGAGATAAATCGGTAGATAATGAATACGATTTTTTAAGCGCCAGTTTAATTTATCAAAAGAAAAACAGCAAATGGGAATATAAAGTCTCGGCAACCAATTTGTTAAATACAAGATATCTGAACGATGATAACTTTACGCAATTCTCTACAAGAGTTTCGCAATATACGGTTCAGCCACGCTACATTATCTTTTCGATGAAATACAATTTATAAGAAATTTGGCTGAATTTTGAAGTCAAGACATTTAATTTTAAAAGGAATGGAATATCTTTACATCAATATTAACAGCCAAATTTTTATATTATGCGCAATTTTATTTGGAGTTTACTGCTATTTACTTCGGCAGTTTTTACGTCTTTTTCTCAAACAAAACAGATCGAAAAAGGAACTTATATATCAAACAATAAAGGCCAAAAAATTAAACTGAACTTATTAGATGATAATAAATATGAGTTGGTATTTTATTCGGGCGAATATGCAATAAAAGGCGATTCGTTATTATTTGTCAAAAATACTCCATCGGGAAATAGCTTCGATCTTGATTTTAAAATAGATAAAAAAGCTAAAAATATAAAAGTAAACTTTATAGATCCTTCCTATTATTCTTTCTATTTAGGAACTCAAAAAGGAAAAGAAGAAGTTAAATATCAAAGACTTTCTGATATTCGTTCTAAACAAGATCCGAATTGGACTAAGAATAATTTAGAGTTTGAAATTGAAAAAACAGATTTTCTATATTTAGTTTACGAAGAATACGACGGAAAAAGCGATGTTTTTAAATATGAACTTCCAAAAGATGTTTCAGAAATTACCATAACTTATGAATTGGCAGTTTTAGGCGATTTAAAAATTTTCGGCTTTTTTGATAAAACTACCAATGAATTAAGAATCTCAGAGAAATCTGGAGTTAATCCTTTGGTTTTTACTAATGCAAAAGATCCACAGCCGGTTAAGAAAACTTCAAAAGTAACTCCGTTAGAAAGTACATCTGTTTCAAATTGGACTTATCCAGGAAAAGAAGATGTTTCAAGTTACGATTATGGAACAGGAGTAGCTGTAGACACCGCAGTTGCAGTCGCAGATTTAACGGTAGCTCCGCCAGTTTACAACCAATATAATTTTAAACTAAAAATTGAGAATAGCTTAAACAAGGCGATTTCCGAAACTAAAAATTCAAATAATAATAAGTTTTTGGGAGTTTATGTAGACAGTAAAAAAACAGCAAAAGAAAGTTTTGATTTTTTTGTAAAAGATCAGGAAACGCAGACTGGTTACAGCATGTACGATGGATACAATGCTCTTTATGATGTTTTTAATTATTATTTGGCTGGAGCCGATGATAAAAAATGGCTGAAAAATAATAAAATAACCAGCGATCCTACTGTTGTTGTTTTAAACGGACAAGGAAATATATTGGCTATCGCAAAATCTGATTTAGAAGCCCAAAAATATCAGTTTAATTACTATGGCGATTTCTATCGTAAACTTCTCAGAGCCGATGCTTTTGTTTCTTTAGATGATGTTTTAAAGAATAAAAAAGCTTCAGATGCCGATTTAATTCTTGCTTTTAATAAAGCCGCTGCATTAGAATCTTCTTATGATTATGAATATAATGTCGATAATAATGTTTCAACAGAATTTGTAGTTACTAAAACTGCTTTAGACAAAAAAGAAGTTGCGCAGGCTTGGAAAAAATTAATCGAAGCGCATCAAAAAGATAAGCAGGTAAATATGTATTTGGCAGAAACTATCATTAAAGAAATCAGAAATTTAGGATTTACTAAACAGCTTTTTAATGAAGATAGAATTTTAAATGATACCGATTTCTTGGCTATAGATTATCTGTTAAAGCATTCTGAAGAAATAGAAAATAACCGCGCCGCATTTAATACTAAAGCGGGAGAAATACACGCTCTTAATAATGCAGTTTCTGAAGTTTCTAATGCTTTACAGCAAAATCTTTACGCTTCTCAAGATGGTTTAACGGGAGATGTAAATAAGGATAAAATTAATTCTGTTTATAAAAAGATCATTGCATCTGGAAAAGGAAACTTTGATGCTTATAGAAATTACTTTTATTATTTAAGTCAACTTCAAGAAAATGACGGTTCTAATACAACTTATTTAAAAGAATTTAATACTTATTTCGATTCAGCTCTTTCAGGTGGAAGCCCAATTGAGAAATTAGACGCTATGTTTTCTGGTTTAGATTCTAGTTCAAGTTATTCTTATGATGGATGGAATTCGTTTAAAGAATATCATTCAAGTACAGCCAATTCTGCGGCTTGGACAGTTGTAGAAAATCAGATGAATGCAAACTATTTGAAAGATGCCATAAAATGGTCTGAATATAGTTTGGCTGTAACCAAGAATAATCCGTATTATTTAGATACACTTGCTCAGTTGTATTATAAAGACGGACAAAAACAAAAAGCAATAGAAACACAGACTTTGGCTGTTAAATATTCAGATGTAAATACAGATCAAACAACGGCACAAGAAATAAAAGAAGTTTTGACTAAAATGCAAAATGGCACTTATTAAAATATAATAATCTTTGAAATATAATGGCTGTCTGTTTTGGCAGCCATTTTTATTTAATTTTTTATGCTTAAATGCTGTTTTCGCGGGTAAAAAATCAAAATTTTCCTCTGAAATGATTAAATTTATGACATAAAATTAAAATGTATGAAAAACAAAATGATTCTGGTTTTACTTGCATCTGGAGCATTGACTTTTGCACAAGCAGTTAAAAAACCATTAGTTTCTGCCATAACAGATAAAGATCTTAGAACAGATATGTATCAAATGGCTGGTGACCATTTTAACGGTCGAGAAGCAGGAACTTTAGATGAACTAAAAGTTTCAATGTGGTTGGCAAATAAAGCTAAAGAAGCCGGAATGGCTCCAGCGGGTGATGATGGAACTTATTTCCAGTTTTTTGATTTGTATAGACATCAAGTTACGCCAAATTCAAAATTCAAAATTGGACAAAAAGAATACAAATTATGGAAAGATGTTTTGGTTGCAGAAACGACTAATATAAAAGTAGAAGGCTCATTAGTGTATTTGGGCGCGGCAACTAAAGAAGAAATTGAAAAAGTCGATATAAAAGGAAAAGCAGTTGTTTTACTGGCATCAAAAGAAGGAATTGCAGATGATATTTCGCTATTTGATAGACGCTATCCAGGTTTGGTAAGAAATAAATATTATGATCTTGTTGTTAAAAAAGGTGCTGTGGCACTTATTATGGTTGCAGATGAATTGGCAGAAGAAAGCTGGTCTCAAGTAGAACCACAAATGACAAGAGGAATTTATGGAATTGAAGGATTTCGTGATAAAATTGGTGCAACAATGCCTGTTTTTTGGGTACACGGAAATCAGCTAGAATATTTAAAATCGACAAAAGATGTTTTATCGGCAGAAGTAGTTTCTGAAACTTATAAATATCCTTCGGTAAATGTTGTCGGAACAATTGCAGGAACTGATGCAAAATTAAAAAATGAATACGTTCTTTTCAGCGGGCACCAAGATCATGATGGAGTGCGTCAAAAATACGGACAAGATTCTATCTATAATGGAGCAGACGATAACGCTAGTACATGTGTTGCTATGTTAGCTATTGCAAGGGCTTATAAAAAACAGCCTGGAAAAAGAACAGCGTTGTTTGTGTTTCACGGTTCAGAAGAACGTGGTTTGTTAGGTTCAAGATGGTATGCATCGCATCCGACTGTTCCTGAAAAAGATATCATAGCGGTTTTAAATGGCGATATGATTGGAAGAAACAATGTAAATCAGGCGGCTTTGCTAGGTTCGAGTTCACCACACGAAAATTCATCTGATTTAGTGGCAGTTGCCAAAAGAGCAAATGACGAAGGTCCGAAATTTGATTTGGATAAACTTTGGGACAGACCAGAACATCCAGAATATTTTTACTTCCGTTCTGATCATTTGCCTTATGCAAGAAAAGGAATTCCTTCTGTTTTTTACACTAGTGTTTTACACAGTCAATATCATACTCCAATGGATGAATCTGAAAATATTGATTTCGTGAAAC encodes the following:
- a CDS encoding sodium-translocating pyrophosphatase, with amino-acid sequence MNAFMIYLPIVMAVLGLLFMGIKRSWVLKQDAGDGKMKEISDYIYEGALAFLKAEYKLLTIFVIIASLALAGITFIPGVKTHLLIVIAFIFGALFSAYAGNIGMKIATKTNVRTTQAARTSLPQALKVSFGGGTVMGLGVAGLAVLGLTAFFIIFFNLFSDGVWKDTDTMTVVLETLAGFSLGAESIALFARVGGGIYTKAADVGADLVGKVEAGIPEDDPRNPATIADNVGDNVGDVAGMGADLFGSYVATVLAAMVLGNYVIKDMGGSINDAFGGIGPILLPMAIAGFGIIFSIIGTLLVKISDDSAREAHVQKALNVGNWVSIVLTAVACFFLVQYMLPETMQMSFFGEGSKVISSMRVFYATIVGLVVGGAISSVTEYYTGLGTKPVLAIVQKSSTGAGTNVIAGLATGMISTFPTVILFAVAIWISYALAGFYGVALAASAMMATTAMQLAIDAFGPISDNAGGIAEMSELPKEVRTRTDILDSVGNTTAATGKGFAIASAALTSLALFAAYVTFTGIDGINIFKAPVLAMLFVGGMIPVVFSALAMNSVGKAAMDMVYEVRRQFKEIAGIMEGTGKPEYGKCVEISTKAALREMMLPGILTIGFPILIVLLGKLVYSDNNQLIAEMLGGYMAGVTVSGVLWAVFQNNAGGAWDNAKKSFEAGVMINGEMTYKGSDAHKAAVTGDTVGDPFKDTSGPSMNILIKLTCLIGLVIAPILGEGNAHSDIAGKASCCAKTELHAGGVSKCGDLSKMTKEECIKMCKEKGCSPEETAKCLAHFDENGNPYKKTDCFDTSKYEKKSSVKVEVKNINGKTTGTVTKTENGKTTTEVFEGTEEEVLAKVEAAK
- a CDS encoding deoxynucleoside kinase codes for the protein MHIAIAGNIGAGKTTLTKLLAKHFKWEPHYEDVVDNPYLDDFYHQMERWSFNLQIYFLNSRFRQVQQIRESGKKIIQDRTIYEDAHIFAPNLYAMGLMTSRDFENYTSLFELMESLVKAPDLLIYLRSSIPNLVGQIHKRGREYENSISIDYLSRLNERYEAWIQTYAKGKLLIIDVDNINFVDNPEDLGDIINRIDAELNGLF
- a CDS encoding GLPGLI family protein, translating into MKKLFFYMTLMLVSVQIQAQKDFQGMAVYESKTQMLKFEGMRGNRDITPEMQKSMEERMKKMLEKTFILNFDKSASIYKEEEKLEAPGQQGGFRVMFGSLTGGGGTFYKDVKTKSYTVDKEFMGKEFLVVDSLPKLNWKLEQETKQIGGYNCFKATVVKPASKTDFRNFRPKNNDDSKKEETKKTSGETKTNFTDNFEIPKEIVVTAWYTPEIPVNQGPENYWGLPGLILEINDGTTTILCSKIVLNAKEKVEIKPSKKGKVISQKEYDETVVKKMEEFREMNRGRAGGPPPPMGR
- a CDS encoding carboxypeptidase-like regulatory domain-containing protein gives rise to the protein MNKILFVFALFFTSVCFSQSVRFDGLIQDEKKNPLEMANIMAINNGTKAMDSYGITNDKGKFQLTLKPNTAYTIKVSYLGMKSKEIPVATKSENMTQNIVLDGAGIELEGVEIVREMPVSIKGDTIVYNADSFKTGTERKLEDVLKKLPGVEVNADGEIEVEGKKVSKLMVEGKDFFDGDTKLGVKNIPADAIDKVQVLRNYNEVSQLKGLENDQDNVAMNIKLKEGKKNFWFGDVTAGIGVAELDSRYIINPKLFYYSPKYSINLITNFNNIGELPLTAQDYFKFTGGFKNMMKKGGSNFNVSSNDLGISLLRNNRAKEIETKFGATNFAYSVNKAWNLSGFGILSTSKTELETKSQTTILDSGNKDNRNENTSQKNNLGLFKLSSTYKPSDKFQFDYDILTKLTKQEEYSDLFREQIVKNVATSEDIFTTKKQDPTSVNQNLSLYYTQSAKNIFAFEAQHLYQDENPFYNANLQTAPFDEDVLTGFTPNQNRNDYNQNRFVKTNKLDAKLDYYYMVTPKSNFNITLGNTYSYQNFNSHIFQMLDNGDRNDLNDPQNNNDVDYRFNDAFVGFHYKILTGKFTLTPGVSLHTYQMTNGQLGTDYSQSFTKVLPDFFALYQIKKSETLTYNFSLTNDFTDINQLAAGYVLSNYSSLFRGDRYLENATSQVHSLRYFKYNMFNFENIFANATYTRKVDAIKTKADFDGINQSSVPYNSNLADETFSGMGAYGRSFLKNYKASVNASLNWSKFNNIQDSEQRTTESFVQSYTVRASTNYKKLPNIEFGYNLLINKYSGSTFYTDKPFAKLDYYFLDSFSFVSEYEFYHYYNGDKSVDNEYDFLSASLIYQKKNSKWEYKVSATNLLNTRYLNDDNFTQFSTRVSQYTVQPRYIIFSMKYNL
- a CDS encoding M28 family metallopeptidase, translated to MKNKMILVLLASGALTFAQAVKKPLVSAITDKDLRTDMYQMAGDHFNGREAGTLDELKVSMWLANKAKEAGMAPAGDDGTYFQFFDLYRHQVTPNSKFKIGQKEYKLWKDVLVAETTNIKVEGSLVYLGAATKEEIEKVDIKGKAVVLLASKEGIADDISLFDRRYPGLVRNKYYDLVVKKGAVALIMVADELAEESWSQVEPQMTRGIYGIEGFRDKIGATMPVFWVHGNQLEYLKSTKDVLSAEVVSETYKYPSVNVVGTIAGTDAKLKNEYVLFSGHQDHDGVRQKYGQDSIYNGADDNASTCVAMLAIARAYKKQPGKRTALFVFHGSEERGLLGSRWYASHPTVPEKDIIAVLNGDMIGRNNVNQAALLGSSSPHENSSDLVAVAKRANDEGPKFDLDKLWDRPEHPEYFYFRSDHLPYARKGIPSVFYTSVLHSQYHTPMDESENIDFVKLHKMTEWIYRTGWILSNDANRPKTLPNVQLER